The Metabacillus schmidteae genome has a segment encoding these proteins:
- a CDS encoding carbohydrate-binding domain-containing protein yields MMKRSAYYKIAATLLSTTMLFACSNNDSTTTSSETSAETAGVGKLVNTDVSNLVSKAVSYQEDSYTQWKNENPTYIELNGTEATFDSSAAVLFKNNVLTIKTGGTYVLSGQLDNGQVVVDAEDKNTVKLILNGVDIQSSTSSAINVVNAEKTTISLVEGTENNISDGKQYVYEDSSEDEPNAAIFSKDDLTINGTGTLIVQGNYNNGIASKDKLKITSGNIEVHAVDDGIMGRDLVAVKEGTIKIEAGGDGIKSTNDEDTSKGVIALEGGTFDITSGNDGIQSIASLWITDGSYTIKSGEGSPDTINNHEERMPGQENSTAATTTTTESESYKGLKASVDIAVGGGSFKIDSEDDAVHSNQHVTLAGGEFMISTGDDGIHADSSVVTTGGNINITKSYEGIEGKNVTIEDGEIQLTSTDDGINVAGGNDASGMDMPTTATEGTGSLQINGGYISVNAQGDGLDSNGSISMTDGVVIVNGPTENMNGQLDYDSSFNITGGFIVAVGSSGMSQAHSEDSSQAGVLMTYPEIQTAGTMIHLEDSEGKNIVSFTPAKDYQSVFISSPELTKDASYTLYSGGTSTAEEADGLYTDGGVEGGTKVVDFTVSETVTWLNESGVTEAAANRPGGGVGAPGGDQARPDMGNRVDMFSDLDEETRQKVQEIIEQQRNGTLTQEEAQEQLAELGVEMPQRGTPPQQ; encoded by the coding sequence ATGATGAAAAGATCAGCTTATTACAAAATAGCCGCAACGTTATTAAGTACAACCATGTTATTTGCATGTTCGAATAATGATTCAACAACTACATCCAGTGAGACAAGTGCAGAGACAGCGGGTGTCGGTAAGTTAGTTAATACAGATGTAAGCAATCTAGTAAGTAAGGCAGTTTCCTATCAAGAAGACAGTTATACTCAATGGAAAAATGAAAATCCAACATACATTGAGTTGAATGGAACAGAGGCAACCTTTGATTCTTCTGCCGCTGTTCTTTTCAAAAATAATGTGTTAACAATCAAAACAGGTGGCACATATGTCTTAAGTGGTCAATTGGATAATGGTCAAGTTGTAGTTGACGCGGAAGATAAAAATACAGTGAAACTGATTTTAAATGGAGTGGACATTCAATCTTCAACAAGCTCAGCCATTAATGTGGTGAATGCAGAAAAAACAACGATCTCACTTGTTGAAGGGACCGAAAATAATATAAGTGATGGAAAGCAGTATGTTTATGAGGATTCGTCTGAGGATGAGCCTAATGCAGCCATTTTTAGTAAAGATGATCTTACAATCAATGGAACAGGGACATTAATTGTCCAAGGAAACTATAATAATGGAATTGCAAGTAAAGATAAGTTGAAAATTACAAGTGGAAACATTGAAGTCCATGCTGTTGATGATGGGATCATGGGACGAGATCTTGTTGCTGTGAAAGAAGGAACAATTAAGATTGAAGCTGGTGGAGATGGAATTAAATCTACAAATGATGAAGATACATCAAAAGGTGTCATCGCACTTGAAGGTGGAACGTTTGATATAACATCTGGAAACGATGGGATTCAATCGATTGCATCGTTATGGATAACGGATGGCTCTTATACAATTAAATCAGGGGAAGGAAGCCCTGACACGATAAATAATCATGAAGAAAGAATGCCAGGACAAGAAAATAGTACAGCTGCTACAACGACGACAACAGAATCTGAAAGCTATAAAGGATTAAAAGCCTCTGTTGATATTGCAGTAGGAGGAGGAAGCTTTAAGATTGATTCAGAGGACGATGCTGTACACAGTAATCAACATGTTACGCTAGCAGGCGGGGAATTTATGATCTCAACCGGTGATGACGGGATTCACGCTGATTCATCCGTTGTCACAACGGGAGGTAATATAAATATCACCAAAAGCTATGAAGGAATTGAAGGAAAAAACGTTACAATTGAAGACGGAGAAATTCAACTTACATCTACTGATGACGGAATTAATGTTGCCGGAGGAAATGATGCTTCAGGTATGGATATGCCGACAACTGCTACTGAAGGAACAGGTTCATTACAAATAAATGGCGGCTATATTTCTGTAAATGCACAAGGTGATGGACTGGATTCCAATGGCTCAATTTCCATGACAGATGGTGTTGTAATCGTAAATGGACCAACAGAAAATATGAATGGTCAGCTGGATTACGATAGTAGTTTTAACATAACTGGTGGTTTCATCGTAGCAGTCGGAAGCTCTGGAATGAGCCAAGCTCATTCTGAAGATTCATCACAAGCTGGTGTTTTAATGACTTATCCTGAAATACAAACAGCTGGTACAATGATTCATTTAGAAGATAGTGAAGGAAAAAATATAGTAAGCTTTACTCCTGCTAAAGACTATCAATCGGTTTTTATTAGTTCACCTGAATTAACTAAGGATGCTTCTTATACTCTTTATTCAGGGGGAACGTCTACAGCAGAGGAAGCGGATGGACTATACACAGATGGCGGTGTAGAAGGTGGAACAAAGGTGGTTGACTTTACGGTCTCTGAAACTGTTACATGGTTAAATGAGTCTGGTGTAACAGAAGCAGCAGCTAATAGACCTGGAGGCGGTGTTGGAGCACCTGGTGGTGATCAAGCCCGACCCGATATGGGAAATCGTGTGGATATGTTTTCTGACTTAGACGAAGAGACAAGACAAAAGGTTCAGGAAATTATAGAGCAACAAAGAAATGGTACACTCACACAAGAAGAAGCGCAGGAACAATTAGCAGAGCTTGGTGTAGAAATGCCGCAAAGAGGAACACCACCACAGCAATAA
- a CDS encoding response regulator transcription factor, protein MKLLIIEDDKYLSETIKETTQETFEAEQAFDGEEGLYLAEQNIFDCIILDIMLPNMNGYEVLQELRKKQIKTPVIMLTAKDGIDDKIQGFKVGADDYIVKPFHREELLLRLEAIVRRSGGDLKEHVISFKELNMNLKNKTAYIGDEIVKLNGKQFDLLEYLINNKNTILTKEQIFDRIWGFESDTSTTVVEVYCSNVRKSLKKFGYDQYIKTFRGLGYMLTENGEGHV, encoded by the coding sequence ATGAAACTATTAATCATAGAAGATGACAAATATCTCTCTGAAACAATTAAAGAAACAACACAAGAAACGTTTGAAGCAGAACAGGCTTTTGATGGTGAGGAAGGACTTTATTTAGCAGAGCAAAATATTTTTGACTGTATCATATTAGATATCATGCTCCCTAATATGAACGGTTATGAAGTACTTCAAGAACTAAGGAAAAAGCAAATTAAAACCCCTGTAATCATGCTGACAGCAAAGGATGGCATTGATGATAAAATCCAAGGCTTTAAAGTAGGAGCTGATGATTATATCGTTAAACCCTTTCATCGGGAAGAATTACTTTTACGTTTAGAGGCCATCGTCAGAAGATCTGGTGGAGATTTAAAGGAACATGTCATTTCATTCAAAGAATTAAATATGAATCTTAAAAATAAAACAGCCTATATTGGAGACGAGATCGTTAAATTAAACGGAAAACAATTTGATCTACTGGAATATTTAATCAATAACAAAAACACTATCCTCACAAAAGAACAAATTTTTGATCGAATATGGGGATTTGAATCTGATACCTCCACAACTGTTGTTGAGGTTTATTGCAGTAATGTTCGTAAATCCTTAAAAAAATTTGGCTATGATCAATACATTAAAACCTTCCGTGGGCTGGGTTATATGCTGACAGAGAACGGTGAAGGCCATGTTTAA
- a CDS encoding sensor histidine kinase gives MFKQKVFRKEQLNFMVLNLIAFTVIFTIFGFIIYGQVQTTLFTKTDEELLQFKAMMQDDEGPLNTPKHNDSLNRNTPPEERKRNFPNPRIMMVNWNKNGEIINQDQIGTSLYENYLQDYELDTQNVDVITNITLNDLYDFRYIVFKDTNANDDVEYVQLFINTDAEQTIIHNFGNLIILCSSVFIILSISASYVLSKRMMKPIIQSWNKQTEFVENASHELRTPLTIIQNKLELLLTEPQEKIMNKFENIALSLSETRRLSKLTSDLLTLARADSAETQLVKKVIDVDRFVSNVCSPYIDIAESQEKHLWLKLNSKINTEADEQRLHQLLVILLDNALKYTVEQDSIGVKTYIEDNKIVLEVTDTGIGIKKQNMKYIFDRFYREDRARSRDTGGTGLGLSIAHWIVTKHNGTITVHENQHKGTTFKVKLPKKEITKL, from the coding sequence ATGTTTAAGCAAAAGGTTTTTCGAAAAGAACAGCTTAACTTTATGGTTCTCAACCTTATAGCTTTTACTGTTATTTTTACTATCTTTGGCTTCATTATCTACGGACAAGTTCAAACAACTCTATTCACCAAAACGGATGAAGAATTATTGCAATTTAAAGCGATGATGCAGGATGATGAAGGACCTTTAAATACTCCTAAGCATAACGACAGTTTAAACCGTAACACTCCGCCTGAGGAAAGAAAAAGAAACTTTCCTAACCCGCGAATTATGATGGTGAATTGGAATAAAAATGGAGAAATTATCAACCAAGATCAAATTGGGACCTCTTTATATGAAAATTATTTACAAGACTATGAATTAGATACTCAAAATGTAGATGTAATTACAAATATAACGTTGAATGATTTATATGATTTTCGATACATTGTTTTCAAAGACACAAACGCTAATGATGATGTCGAGTATGTTCAACTTTTCATCAACACGGATGCAGAACAAACAATCATCCATAACTTTGGAAATCTCATAATTCTCTGTTCCTCTGTCTTTATTATTCTATCGATCTCTGCCAGTTACGTCTTATCAAAAAGAATGATGAAGCCTATTATTCAATCCTGGAACAAGCAAACAGAATTTGTCGAAAATGCATCACATGAACTGCGAACACCATTGACGATTATCCAAAATAAATTAGAGCTATTGCTCACCGAACCTCAGGAAAAAATTATGAACAAGTTTGAAAACATTGCTCTAAGTCTCTCAGAAACAAGGAGATTATCGAAACTTACTTCTGACTTATTAACGCTGGCAAGAGCTGATTCAGCTGAGACACAGCTCGTTAAGAAAGTGATAGATGTAGACCGCTTTGTTAGTAATGTTTGTTCACCCTATATAGACATTGCTGAATCACAGGAAAAGCATCTTTGGTTAAAACTGAATAGCAAAATTAACACAGAAGCCGACGAACAACGACTTCATCAGCTTTTAGTTATTTTGCTTGATAATGCATTAAAATACACGGTGGAACAAGATAGTATTGGTGTAAAAACCTATATAGAAGACAATAAAATCGTCCTTGAAGTAACAGATACCGGCATTGGGATTAAAAAGCAAAACATGAAATACATTTTTGATCGCTTCTATCGTGAAGATCGTGCCCGCTCCCGTGACACAGGTGGTACCGGTTTAGGGCTTTCTATCGCGCATTGGATCGTGACAAAGCATAACGGCACAATTACCGTTCATGAAAACCAGCATAAAGGAACAACATTTAAAGTGAAGCTACCTAAAAAGGAGATTACAAAATTGTAA
- a CDS encoding polyphosphate polymerase domain-containing protein, translated as MKAMTLNGSKGRRELKHEMTKMEVFLLRNKLKHYMEVDPHAKNDGKYFIRSVYFDNFENKVLNQKKEGYYERDKFRVRLYDFNTSYLNLEKKSKRNNLTYKQKCRITSDEYEQIRSGNISWMETDQRPLIQDLYYQMNLSQLKPMTVVDYEREVFIYKYGNVRITFDSSIRTSFRNNDVLNLNLSMIDTDPDIVVLEVKYDEFLPLVIKQLLQVNNLRAGAYSKYQISRMYG; from the coding sequence ATGAAGGCTATGACCCTAAACGGCTCAAAGGGTAGACGTGAACTAAAACATGAAATGACCAAAATGGAAGTATTTTTACTTCGAAATAAACTAAAACACTATATGGAAGTAGATCCTCATGCCAAGAATGATGGGAAGTATTTTATTCGCAGTGTTTACTTTGATAACTTTGAAAATAAAGTATTAAATCAAAAAAAAGAGGGCTACTACGAACGTGATAAATTTCGGGTTAGATTATATGACTTTAACACCTCATATCTGAATTTAGAAAAAAAGAGCAAACGAAATAACTTAACATATAAACAAAAATGTCGTATCACTTCTGATGAATATGAACAGATAAGGTCTGGAAATATATCATGGATGGAAACTGATCAACGACCTCTCATCCAGGATTTATATTATCAAATGAACCTTTCTCAGCTAAAACCAATGACAGTCGTAGACTATGAAAGAGAGGTCTTTATCTATAAATATGGCAATGTTCGAATTACCTTCGATAGCTCGATTCGAACAAGCTTTCGAAATAATGATGTACTAAATCTGAACCTATCAATGATTGACACAGACCCTGATATTGTTGTACTTGAAGTAAAATATGATGAATTTCTGCCATTAGTTATTAAACAACTATTACAAGTCAACAACTTAAGAGCCGGCGCTTACTCAAAGTATCAAATTAGTCGCATGTATGGCTAG
- a CDS encoding DUF4956 domain-containing protein, with translation MENVSFNDIFKSSILEKTSSFSIVDSLIGLLVAFLVGLFIYFVYKKTFSGVIYSHTFNISLIIMSMATALIIMGISSNVLLSLGMVGALSIVRFRTPIKDPMDIVYIFWAIVSGILCGAGFIPLVVIGSILIGAVLIIFINKIKVENPYLLIVKYSDISVENSIEHVVSESSRKYSVKSKSVMPGNDYEVTYEIRVKDVDMGFINNISDMDTVKSAVMLSYDGNFTA, from the coding sequence ATGGAGAATGTATCTTTTAATGATATTTTCAAATCAAGTATTTTAGAAAAAACAAGCAGCTTTTCAATTGTAGATTCCCTAATCGGGTTATTAGTAGCTTTTCTAGTAGGATTATTTATCTACTTTGTATATAAGAAAACTTTTTCAGGTGTTATTTACTCACACACTTTTAATATTTCACTTATCATCATGTCAATGGCAACAGCTTTAATTATTATGGGAATTTCTTCAAATGTCCTGTTATCACTTGGTATGGTTGGTGCACTATCAATTGTTCGTTTCCGCACACCGATTAAAGATCCGATGGATATTGTCTATATTTTCTGGGCAATCGTTTCAGGTATTTTATGCGGTGCAGGCTTTATCCCTCTTGTTGTCATTGGATCCATTCTAATCGGAGCTGTGCTCATCATTTTTATTAACAAAATTAAGGTTGAAAATCCTTATTTATTAATTGTGAAATATAGTGACATTTCGGTTGAAAACTCAATAGAACATGTTGTATCTGAGAGTTCAAGAAAGTACTCGGTAAAATCTAAATCTGTTATGCCCGGCAATGACTATGAAGTAACATATGAAATACGCGTCAAAGATGTAGATATGGGATTTATCAATAATATATCTGATATGGATACAGTAAAATCAGCTGTGATGTTAAGCTATGATGGTAATTTTACAGCTTAG
- a CDS encoding bifunctional metallophosphatase/5'-nucleotidase has translation MEEQKTISITILETSDLHGHIFPISYGTNEFDPSGLAKIATSIKQIQKKEKNIILIDNGDSMQGTPLAYHYVRQMNHLPNPMIQTFNELQYDAAIIGNHEFNYGLPILQQAIQEAKFPFLSANILHSDTKEPYFGPPYLIKTLEHGFRVAILGLTTHYIPNWEKPEHIKDLEFEDSIKSAGRWISYIKEKENPDLFIVSYHGGFEKDLKTGEPTESLTGENQAYQLCMEVEGIDILLTGHQHRLLSDEVNGVTIIQPGCNGMFLGRIDLHFTHSSTDGWICQSKKPSLISIKPIEMDEQISQMNKPYEEATQHWLDQYIGQIQGDMIIHDPFEARTKEHPFIEFVNRVQMEIANVDISNTALFHNQALGFSANVTMREIVSNYIYPNTLAVIELSGQDIKDALEKTATYFILNDQGQIDVNPQFVEPKPQHYNYDMWEGISYTIDVSKPVGKRILHLMKDSDPLHMDRTYHVVMNNYRAAGGGNYHMFKGKKIMKEIQLDMTEILANYFSKYKIVNAEVNHNWQVITS, from the coding sequence GTGGAAGAGCAAAAAACCATATCGATTACAATCTTAGAAACAAGTGACTTGCATGGTCACATCTTCCCCATATCATATGGCACTAATGAATTTGATCCATCAGGTCTTGCAAAGATCGCAACATCTATTAAACAAATACAAAAAAAAGAAAAAAATATAATTCTCATAGATAATGGAGACAGTATGCAAGGAACTCCTTTAGCCTATCATTATGTACGTCAAATGAACCATCTCCCAAATCCAATGATCCAAACGTTTAACGAGTTACAATATGATGCTGCTATTATTGGTAATCATGAATTCAACTATGGACTACCCATTCTACAACAGGCCATACAAGAAGCAAAGTTTCCGTTTCTTTCTGCCAATATTCTTCACTCAGATACAAAAGAACCTTATTTTGGACCACCATATCTAATAAAAACACTTGAACACGGTTTTAGAGTGGCCATTTTAGGATTAACTACACACTATATACCAAATTGGGAAAAACCCGAGCATATTAAAGACTTGGAATTTGAGGACAGTATCAAAAGTGCCGGAAGATGGATTTCCTATATTAAAGAGAAGGAAAATCCGGATCTTTTCATCGTATCGTACCACGGAGGATTTGAAAAAGATTTAAAGACAGGTGAACCAACCGAATCCTTGACTGGAGAGAATCAAGCATATCAACTTTGTATGGAAGTAGAAGGAATTGATATATTACTAACAGGACATCAGCATCGTCTCCTATCTGATGAAGTCAATGGAGTAACAATTATTCAACCCGGCTGTAATGGAATGTTTTTAGGACGGATTGATCTGCACTTTACCCATTCATCTACCGATGGATGGATATGCCAATCTAAGAAGCCTTCGCTTATTTCAATAAAACCTATTGAAATGGATGAACAAATTTCACAAATGAATAAACCTTATGAAGAAGCAACTCAACATTGGCTGGATCAGTATATTGGACAAATTCAAGGTGATATGATCATACATGATCCATTTGAAGCCCGAACAAAGGAACATCCTTTTATTGAATTCGTCAATCGTGTACAAATGGAGATCGCAAATGTCGACATTTCCAATACAGCTTTATTTCATAACCAAGCTCTTGGGTTTTCAGCAAATGTCACCATGAGAGAAATTGTGTCAAATTATATTTACCCTAACACTTTAGCTGTTATTGAGCTTTCCGGTCAAGATATCAAGGATGCTCTAGAGAAAACAGCTACCTACTTTATTTTAAATGATCAAGGGCAAATTGATGTTAATCCACAGTTTGTAGAACCAAAACCTCAGCACTACAATTATGATATGTGGGAAGGCATTTCCTATACAATTGACGTTTCAAAACCAGTTGGCAAAAGAATTCTGCACCTTATGAAAGATAGTGACCCTTTACATATGGATCGTACTTATCATGTTGTAATGAACAACTATCGAGCCGCAGGTGGAGGAAATTATCATATGTTTAAAGGAAAAAAAATCATGAAAGAAATTCAACTTGATATGACAGAAATACTCGCAAATTACTTTTCTAAATATAAAATCGTAAACGCAGAAGTGAACCATAATTGGCAAGTCATCACTTCTTAA